AAGTCGTATTGTTATATACAAAAGAATTGTTTTTCAATAAATCCTGATAAGCCGACTGCGAAATCATAAAAAAAGTTTCTGTTGGTTTTAAGTTCAAAATGGGAGCATATTCTCCTTGATTAAAACTTAAGGTATTTCCGTTTTTTACTGCTTCGGGAAGCATCACAATTTTGCTTTTTACTCCTCTTGTTTCCAATTTGAAAGCCAACGCATTGTCTACTGTTTCAGCCGTAAGCTGTAAGGTTCTGGTCTGTCCGTGCAACTTGCAGACATAATGTAACTCTATGTTATTTTTAATTGTCGGAATGTAGTTCTGAGTTCTTCCTGTTTGATAAAATGCAAAAAACAGAAATGCTAAAATTATATTTTTCATCTTGCTGATCATTTTATTTTGCTGGCGGTAAAACAGTTGTTCCCCAAGCCGAAGGTTTCGAATCCATTTCAAGAATCAATTCTCCTCCATTATTAATATCATCGTGTGTAATCCATGCTTTGTTATAGGGTTTCCCATTTAAAAAAGCTGCTTTTATGTATTTGTTTTTATCGCTCATTTTTTTGGCTGCCATTTTAAACTTTTTACCATTTTCTAATTCTATCGTTATTTCTTTTATCAAAGGTGTGTTGATCAGATAATAAGGCTGTCCGGCATTTGGATACAGTCCCATCATATGAAAAGCCAGCCACGAAGACATTGCACCCGAATCGTCGTTGCCGGGAAGTCCTTGTCTTGAAGTATTGAAATTATTTTTGATAATGGTTCTGATTCTGTCGCTGCTTAAATAGGGTTTTCCGATCCAGTGATACAAACAAGGCGTTAAAAACGAAGGTTCGTTGGCAACATTATACAAATCTGAGTTGAAGAAAGTATTCAATCTGTTTTCAAAAGCTTTTTCACCTCCAGATTTACGAATCAGTTCCGGAACATCGTGTGGAATACTCATTGAATATTCCCATGAATTTCCTTCGTAGAAAAATACACACCAATGGCAGACATACCAAGGCGATTCGATAATTACTGGCGTATATTTAAATGTAGGTTTCTGGATTTTTGATTCTCCAAAAACAACATCGTCGAGCCAGTTCCCATCTTTATCTTTCGGCATAATAAATCCTTTTGCTCCATTATTTTCATAATCGGAGCGCCATAAATTCTGCCAGTTGTCGGCTTGTTTGATGTATTGATTGTACAAATCCGTTTTACCTAATCCTTTGGCTACAACGGCAATATTATAATCGTTGTATGCATAATCGATTGTTCTGTTTCCTGCGCGGTCTGTGCCGTAAGGAACGTATCCTAATTTCAGATAATCCATTAGCCCGCCTCTTCCTTCTTTTTCTTCATTTCCTCCCGGCGGAACTGTCGCATCTTTGAGCATCGCCTGTAAAGCCAATTCGTAATCTATTCCTTTTAAGTTTTTTACAAATGCATCTGCTAAAACAACCTCAGCATTAGAACCGCCCTGAGTTCGTCCGTTGTCGTTTCCGCTTCTTCCCTCGGGTAAATAACCTTCGCGTTTGTAAATGTTGAGCATGGCATTGATAATATCCACTTTACGTTTAGAATCTATTAGCGTAATTAAAGGGCTTGATGTTCTGAATGTATCCCAAATCGTATAAAAATCATCATAATAAGGTTCGTCATTTGTCCATAACGGATTTTCTCCTGTTCGGTCAACTGGCATAATCATGGTATGATATAAACCTGTGTAGAACATTTTTTTATATTCATCTGATGTGTCTTCAGATACTTTAATTCGGCTTAATAAGTTTTCCCATTTATTTTCTAAAGTGGATAAAACGGCATTGAAATCCCAATGCGGAATTTCAACTTCGATGTTATTTTTTGCTTTTAATTCGCTTAAAAATGAGATTCCAATTTTGACATTGAGTTCTTCTTTTCCTGTGTTTCCGAAAGAAAGTAAGGCTGCAGTTTTCTTTCCAGAATCAAACTGCGCTCTTTGATTGTTATAAAATTTACCGTCTTTAAAGGTTACATATTTTGCAATTGGCTGATCGAAAACTGCCCAGAAATAAACAGTGTAAGCGCGTCCGTTATTCCAGCCTCCTCTAATTCTGCTGTAACCTCTGACTTCGGTATCCGAAACAATTTCGATCTGCGAACCTACAAACTGCTGTGCTTCTCTGGCATCAGGAATCTTTTCTTCTCCCAGAAAAAATCCGGGATCAATTTTCAATTCTTTTGATGTATTCTTTGGATAAGTTATACGGTAAAAAGATACTTTTTCGCCTGTAGTGATTTCTGTTTTGATTTTATTTTCTTTGAAAACGGCTTCATAATACCCCAGTTTTACATTTTCTTCGGCTCTGAAAGAAGTCTGGTCCATTTTATCTAAAGCACCGGAAAATGGCATTATCTGAATGTTTCCGTATTTCGGGCCTCCACCAGTTCCGCTCACATGCACCTGACTGAAACCTGTTACTTCTTTTGGTACTGGAAGCCAGCCGCTGTTGGTGTTCGAGGTGCAATCTGGACTTGGTTTTACCATTCCGTACGGACATGAAGGGCCAATAAAAACCCTGCCGACTCCTTCTGATCCAATCATCGGGTCTACATATTGATGCACATTTTGCTGGGCATTAATGATTATTGTAAACAAAAATGATATTCCTAAAAGTATATTTTTACTGAATATTTTCATTACTTATTTTATTTCTTTAAAAACTAAAAACTCTTTTTTTTGCCACTCCCGATAGCTATCGGGATGCACAGATTATTCGGATTATTTTTAAAATCATTATAATCCTTGAAATTCTATCTAAATCTTTGCGAAAGGAACGCGGATGATACGGATTTACAAAAGTAAAAACGCGGATGAAAACGGATTTTTAAAAATAATAGATGAAAAATCCGTTTAATCAGTGTTTTCGCGATAGCGAATCCGTTTAATCCGCATTCCTCTATAGACAATTTAAGTTAGCAATTCTTTACTTCGTCCGTTCGCTATCGCTCGGGTGTCAAAGTCACAAACCCACTTTCTTGAAATCTGTAGCAAAAAAATTATTCTAAGCATTTAATTTGACATTTCTAAAATTAATTCACCTCCACTGGTAATCTCCTTATGCGAAAGAGTAAAATCTTTTACAGTTTTATTGTTGTATTTGATATCTTTTATATACACATTTTCAGAATTGTTATTATTGGCTTCTATCACAAATGTTTTACCTGAATAATATTTCGGATTTAAATCTATTGTTATTTTATTAAATATAGGACTTCCTATCTGATAAACAGCATCTTTGTCTGTACCGCCATTCATTTGAAATAAACCCAATTTAAGCAATACATTCAGACTTCCCATTAATCCTTGGTCTTCGTCGCCGTTATAACCGGTTGCAGGAGATAATCCGCTGAAAGTTTCTTTTACTACGTTTCTTGTCCAATATTGTGTTAAATCCGGTCTTCCTAATACAGTAAATATATTTGATGTCTGTATAGAAGGCTGATTCCCAAAATTAACTGGAATTCTGCTAAACTCCGGGTGCAATTCTGCATCGTGCGATGTACCAGAAGTATATTTTTGTTTTTTAGCGGTTTCAAATTGAGCGTTCAATTTTGCAACAGCTTTTTCTTTTCCTCCCATCAAAACGGCTAAACCTTCAATATCATGCGGAACAAACCATGTCGATTGCGCTCCATTCGATTCTATAAATCCATTTTCATATTGATACGGATCATAATCTTCACGCCATTTTCCTTCAACGTTTTTCGGGCGCATCCAGCCTATAGTTTGATCAAATACATTTTGGTAATTTTTTGATCTTTTCATGAAATAATTATAATCGTCTTCATGGTTTAGTTTTTTAGCTAATTGCGCCAAAGTCCAATCTTGATACGCATATTCTAAAGTCTGGCTTACACCGTCTTCATGACTTCCGAAACTACCTTCGGGAAGCGGATAAGGCACATATCTTTTTTCTAAATAATATTTTAATCCGCCGCCAATATTGGTATTATGTTCATATCCGGCTTTTTCCATAATACCGCCCGGCATATGATTTTTTTTGAGTGCAATATAAATAGCTTCTAAATCTACTTTAACTATTCCTTTTTGGATGGCGCTAACAATAAATGGTGTTGCTGAAGCTCCTGTCATTACATAAGTGTCATTTCCGCCCGAAGGTCCACGCGGAATTATACCGCCGTCTTTATAATACTGCATTAAAGAGTACACAAATTCTTCCATAATTTCAGGATATACAAGTCCCCAAAGATTATTTATTGTCCATTGTGCTCCCCAAAAAGCATCTGAATTATAATGATTGAATTTTGGTTTTCCATCAGCATTTAAAGGTAAATGTCCAACTCTGAATTTGTCGCCTGTATTATCAGGATAAGCTCCGTTTGCATCACTTATCATTTTTCTCCCTTGCAGCGCATGCCATAGATCAGTATAAAATCTTCTTTGATCAGATACTGTTCCTCCTTCTATTTTTATTCTTCCTAATAAATCACTCCATTCTTTTCTTGAATCAGAGACTATTTTATTAAAATTCCAATGTGGTAATTCGGTTTCAATATTGTTATTGGCATTTTCAATTGATGTGTAGGATATTCCAACTTTCATCAATAATTGTTGGTCCGTTTTATTAAAATTAACTAAATAATTACCTGTCGCATTATCTCTTTCTAAAGAAGTAATAGGCTCATTTGTTTTAATTTTAAAAAATACAGTTAATGGTTTTGGACGTCTAAAATTGGTACTTAAAACTAATGATCCGGAAAGTTCATAATCATTGTTTTTTTCTAATTTTCCGTTTGTATTTTCGCAAGGTCCTAAAATAGTGTTCAAATTAAAAAGTACTGCTTTTTGTGACTTTATTGGAAAAGTATATTTATGAAAACCAACTCTTGGCGTGCTGGTTAATTCTGCAGTTATTTGATATCGATCCAGTTTTATTGAATGATATCCCGGCGTTATAATTTCGGTTTGATGACTGAATTTGGAATAAAAGTCTTTAAAAATAGTTTGTTTGTTTTCTGCTGAAACTGTTACGGGCATTACTGATACGCCTGACATCTGCCACTCGTGAACGTGACTAAAACCCTTAACTGTATCTGTAGTATATTTATAACCGCCTCCCCAATCGCCGTTAATTTCGGTGTCAGGATTTAAGTTTACCATACCAAACGGACGACTTGCTGATGAAAAGTAAAACCATCTGGAATTTTCTGTGTCCAATAAAGGATAAACCATATCTGATACTTGTTTCTTTTTTAAAGAAACTTCTTTTTGGGCTTTACATGACACTAAAAAAACAAGAGCTAAACTTACTCCAATACGTCCTAGTTTATTGATTTTATTTAGTTCCATTTATTCTGTTTGTATTGTTGGGGCAATATTGGTTTATTTCTTTTGTCACATTGAGCGGAGTCGAAATGCATCAGTGGTTCTCGACTCCGCTCGAACTGACAATTGAAATATTATATAAATCCAAATGGTATTATAACATAATTTGAGAGAAAATTACAAAGCTTAATCTTTCATTGATTTCTCAAACGGCATTCGATTAAGCTTTGTACTTACTCAAAAAATGAAACTAAACTGATTCTTACGAGCAACTGAAAAAACCAGTTTTCTTTTAGTAAAAAAGGAGAAGAATTTTTACTCTCCTCTCCTTTTCAAAATTAAAATTGAGTTACAATGCGTACTTAACTAAATTCTTATTTTTAATATCCATCATTTTGTGTCAAAGCCGGATTTAAAACCATAGCGTTGGTTGGGATTGGGAAAACGCGATGGTGAACATCTGTATCGGTTTTGTAACCCCATTGTCCTTCATACTTTCCAAAACGGATCATGTCGTTTCTATGCCATGCTTCCCACGAAAATTCACGGCTTCTTTCTTTATAAAGGTCTTCTAAAGTTACACCGCTCAAAGCTGCAGAAGTTGT
This region of uncultured Flavobacterium sp. genomic DNA includes:
- a CDS encoding GH92 family glycosyl hydrolase: MKIFSKNILLGISFLFTIIINAQQNVHQYVDPMIGSEGVGRVFIGPSCPYGMVKPSPDCTSNTNSGWLPVPKEVTGFSQVHVSGTGGGPKYGNIQIMPFSGALDKMDQTSFRAEENVKLGYYEAVFKENKIKTEITTGEKVSFYRITYPKNTSKELKIDPGFFLGEEKIPDAREAQQFVGSQIEIVSDTEVRGYSRIRGGWNNGRAYTVYFWAVFDQPIAKYVTFKDGKFYNNQRAQFDSGKKTAALLSFGNTGKEELNVKIGISFLSELKAKNNIEVEIPHWDFNAVLSTLENKWENLLSRIKVSEDTSDEYKKMFYTGLYHTMIMPVDRTGENPLWTNDEPYYDDFYTIWDTFRTSSPLITLIDSKRKVDIINAMLNIYKREGYLPEGRSGNDNGRTQGGSNAEVVLADAFVKNLKGIDYELALQAMLKDATVPPGGNEEKEGRGGLMDYLKLGYVPYGTDRAGNRTIDYAYNDYNIAVVAKGLGKTDLYNQYIKQADNWQNLWRSDYENNGAKGFIMPKDKDGNWLDDVVFGESKIQKPTFKYTPVIIESPWYVCHWCVFFYEGNSWEYSMSIPHDVPELIRKSGGEKAFENRLNTFFNSDLYNVANEPSFLTPCLYHWIGKPYLSSDRIRTIIKNNFNTSRQGLPGNDDSGAMSSWLAFHMMGLYPNAGQPYYLINTPLIKEITIELENGKKFKMAAKKMSDKNKYIKAAFLNGKPYNKAWITHDDINNGGELILEMDSKPSAWGTTVLPPAK
- a CDS encoding GH92 family glycosyl hydrolase is translated as MELNKINKLGRIGVSLALVFLVSCKAQKEVSLKKKQVSDMVYPLLDTENSRWFYFSSASRPFGMVNLNPDTEINGDWGGGYKYTTDTVKGFSHVHEWQMSGVSVMPVTVSAENKQTIFKDFYSKFSHQTEIITPGYHSIKLDRYQITAELTSTPRVGFHKYTFPIKSQKAVLFNLNTILGPCENTNGKLEKNNDYELSGSLVLSTNFRRPKPLTVFFKIKTNEPITSLERDNATGNYLVNFNKTDQQLLMKVGISYTSIENANNNIETELPHWNFNKIVSDSRKEWSDLLGRIKIEGGTVSDQRRFYTDLWHALQGRKMISDANGAYPDNTGDKFRVGHLPLNADGKPKFNHYNSDAFWGAQWTINNLWGLVYPEIMEEFVYSLMQYYKDGGIIPRGPSGGNDTYVMTGASATPFIVSAIQKGIVKVDLEAIYIALKKNHMPGGIMEKAGYEHNTNIGGGLKYYLEKRYVPYPLPEGSFGSHEDGVSQTLEYAYQDWTLAQLAKKLNHEDDYNYFMKRSKNYQNVFDQTIGWMRPKNVEGKWREDYDPYQYENGFIESNGAQSTWFVPHDIEGLAVLMGGKEKAVAKLNAQFETAKKQKYTSGTSHDAELHPEFSRIPVNFGNQPSIQTSNIFTVLGRPDLTQYWTRNVVKETFSGLSPATGYNGDEDQGLMGSLNVLLKLGLFQMNGGTDKDAVYQIGSPIFNKITIDLNPKYYSGKTFVIEANNNNSENVYIKDIKYNNKTVKDFTLSHKEITSGGELILEMSN